In the Pseudomonas sp. ADAK2 genome, one interval contains:
- the tauC gene encoding taurine ABC transporter permease TauC, translating to MSSYEIPAVTVKPGSTVIPVRRSVSTRWISVLTLFALVFIWWAVTATGMIEPLFLPPPSAVLQKGWLLATTGYMDSTLWQHLGASLSRIGLGLGFAVLTAVPVGIAIGHNRIARGILDPLIEFYRPIPPLAYLPLIVIWCGIGELSKVLLIYLAIFAPIAIATATGVRTVDPAKLRAAQSLGATRAQLIRHVILPSALPDILTGVRIGLGVGWSTLVAAELIAATSGLGFMVQSAAQFLVTDVVVLGILVIALIAFAMEMGLRALQRKLVPWHGQAH from the coding sequence ATGAGCAGCTATGAAATTCCGGCCGTGACGGTGAAACCCGGTTCGACGGTGATTCCGGTTCGTCGCAGTGTGAGCACGCGCTGGATCAGCGTGCTGACGTTATTCGCTTTGGTGTTCATCTGGTGGGCCGTGACCGCCACCGGCATGATCGAACCGCTGTTCCTGCCACCGCCGTCCGCCGTGCTGCAAAAAGGCTGGCTGCTGGCGACCACGGGCTACATGGATTCGACCTTGTGGCAGCACTTGGGCGCGAGCCTGAGCCGCATTGGTCTGGGCCTGGGCTTCGCGGTGTTGACCGCCGTGCCGGTGGGAATTGCCATCGGTCACAACCGCATCGCTCGCGGGATTCTCGATCCGCTGATCGAGTTCTATCGCCCGATTCCACCACTCGCCTACCTGCCACTGATCGTGATCTGGTGCGGCATCGGTGAGCTGTCGAAAGTCTTGCTGATCTACCTGGCGATCTTCGCCCCGATTGCCATCGCCACTGCCACCGGCGTGCGCACGGTCGATCCGGCCAAGTTGCGCGCCGCGCAGTCGTTGGGCGCGACTCGGGCGCAGCTGATTCGCCACGTGATTCTGCCGAGCGCCCTACCGGACATCTTGACCGGCGTGCGCATTGGTCTGGGCGTGGGTTGGTCGACGCTGGTCGCCGCTGAACTGATCGCCGCCACCAGCGGTTTGGGTTTCATGGTGCAGTCGGCGGCGCAATTCCTGGTCACCGATGTGGTGGTGCTGGGGATTCTGGTGATCGCGCTGATCGCTTTCGCCATGGAAATGGGCTTGCGCGCCCTGCAACGCAAGCTGGTGCCGTGGCACGGCCAGGCGCACTGA
- a CDS encoding PaaI family thioesterase — protein sequence MEIPAGLTESAFFKLLGCRLHSLETGVAQVALGLAPELRNRGGKLHGGALFSLVDIAMGLACSSTHGFDQQSATIECKINYIRAVSDGEVMCTARVIHPGRRTLVVEADVMQGDKLVAKAQGTFAVL from the coding sequence ATGGAAATCCCTGCCGGGCTGACCGAAAGCGCTTTTTTCAAGTTGCTGGGGTGTCGCTTGCACAGTCTGGAAACCGGGGTGGCGCAAGTCGCCCTGGGGCTTGCGCCAGAACTGCGTAATCGTGGCGGCAAGTTGCACGGCGGGGCCTTGTTCAGTCTGGTGGACATTGCCATGGGGCTGGCCTGTTCCAGCACCCACGGCTTTGACCAGCAGAGCGCGACCATCGAATGCAAGATCAATTACATTCGCGCCGTTTCTGACGGCGAAGTGATGTGCACGGCGCGGGTCATCCACCCGGGCCGCCGCACGTTGGTAGTCGAAGCCGACGTGATGCAAGGCGATAAATTGGTCGCAAAAGCGCAAGGCACGTTCGCTGTCCTATAG
- the mgrA gene encoding L-glyceraldehyde 3-phosphate reductase: MTYTAAENRYDSIPYRRVGRSGLVLPALSLGLWHNFGDSTPIDTQRSLLRTAFDQGINHFDLANNYGPPYGSAEINFGRLLREDFKQYRDELIISSKAGWDMWPGPYGQGGGSRKYVLASLDQSLQRLGLDYVDIFYSHRFDPDTPLEETASALATAVQQGKALYIGISSYSGVKTREMAALLQEWKVPLLIHQPAYNLLNRWVEKDLLEVTDELGAGVIAFTPLAQGLLTDKYLNGIPKDARVNRPGGGSLQESHLSEANIAHVRGLNEIAKRRGQSLAQLALAWTLRDPRVTSALIGASRPEQIIENVGALKNLSFSAEELAEIDRFAQEGGINLWEKPSTAE; encoded by the coding sequence ATGACTTACACCGCTGCCGAAAACCGCTATGACTCTATTCCGTACCGCCGCGTAGGCCGCAGCGGGCTGGTGCTGCCGGCACTGTCCCTGGGGCTGTGGCACAACTTCGGCGACAGCACGCCGATCGACACCCAGCGCTCGTTGCTGCGCACGGCGTTCGACCAGGGCATCAACCACTTCGACCTGGCCAACAACTACGGCCCGCCGTACGGCAGCGCCGAGATCAACTTCGGTCGCCTGCTGCGTGAAGACTTCAAGCAATACCGCGACGAGCTGATCATCTCCAGCAAGGCCGGTTGGGACATGTGGCCAGGCCCTTACGGCCAGGGCGGTGGTTCGCGCAAATACGTGCTGGCCAGCCTCGACCAGAGCCTGCAACGCCTGGGTCTGGACTACGTCGACATTTTCTATTCCCACCGCTTCGACCCGGACACCCCGCTGGAAGAAACCGCCAGTGCACTGGCTACCGCTGTGCAGCAGGGCAAGGCGCTGTATATCGGCATCTCGTCCTACTCCGGGGTGAAAACCCGCGAAATGGCTGCGCTGTTGCAAGAATGGAAAGTGCCGTTGTTGATTCATCAACCGGCCTACAACCTGCTCAATCGCTGGGTGGAAAAGGATCTGCTGGAGGTAACCGATGAGCTCGGCGCTGGCGTGATTGCTTTCACGCCGTTGGCTCAAGGGTTGTTGACCGACAAATACCTTAACGGCATTCCGAAGGATGCGCGGGTCAACCGTCCGGGCGGTGGTTCGTTGCAGGAATCGCACCTGTCCGAAGCCAACATTGCCCATGTGCGCGGGCTCAACGAGATCGCCAAGCGTCGCGGCCAGAGCCTGGCGCAATTGGCGTTGGCGTGGACGCTTCGTGACCCGCGCGTAACCTCGGCACTGATCGGCGCAAGCCGGCCGGAGCAGATTATCGAGAACGTCGGGGCGTTGAAGAATCTGAGCTTTAGCGCAGAAGAGTTGGCAGAGATTGACCGGTTTGCCCAGGAGGGCGGGATCAATTTGTGGGAGAAGCCTTCGACGGCTGAGTAA
- the betT gene encoding choline transporter BetT, translating into MNPPVFYFAAGFILLFGIIVMAFPKQAGAWLLEAQNWAANTVGWYYMLAMTLYLVFVVVTALSGYGKIKLGADHDEPEFSYLSWAGMLFAAGISITLFFFCVSEPLTHLSLPPQGTGGTPEAARQAMQILFLHWGLHGWGVFAFVGMALAYFAYRHNLPLALRSALYPLIGKRINGPIGYAVDGFGIIATVFGLGADMGFGVLHLNSGLDYLFGIAHTHWIQVGLITLMMGAAIIVAVSGVDKGVRVMSDINMLLACALLLFVLFAGPTQHLLNTLIQNIGDYLGALPMKSFDLYAYDKPSDWLGGWTVFYWAWWIAWSPFVGLFIARISRGRTIREFVFGVLLIPLGFTLAWMSIFGNSAIDQVLNHGMTALGMSAIDNPSMTLYLLLETYPWSKTVIAVTVFISFVFFVTSADSGTVVLSTLSAKGGNPDEDGPKWLRVFWGAMTALVTSALLFSGSIDALKSAVVLTSLPFSMILLLMMWGLHKAFYLESQKQIAQMHSLAPVSGSKRGGWRQRLSQAVHFPSRDEVYRFLETTVRPAIEEVTAVFVEKGLSVVAQPDPANDSVSLEIGHGEQHPFIYQVQMRGYFTPSFARGGMGSKQLNNRRYYRAEVHLSEGSQDYDLVGYTKEQIINDILDQYERHMQFLHLVR; encoded by the coding sequence ATGAATCCGCCGGTGTTTTACTTCGCGGCGGGTTTCATCCTGTTGTTCGGCATCATCGTAATGGCCTTTCCCAAACAGGCCGGTGCCTGGTTGCTGGAAGCGCAAAACTGGGCGGCCAATACGGTCGGCTGGTACTACATGCTCGCGATGACCCTGTATCTGGTCTTCGTGGTGGTCACCGCCTTGTCCGGCTACGGCAAGATCAAGCTCGGTGCCGACCACGACGAACCCGAATTCAGTTACCTGTCCTGGGCCGGCATGCTGTTCGCCGCCGGGATCAGCATCACGCTGTTTTTCTTTTGCGTGTCCGAACCGCTGACTCACTTGTCCCTGCCGCCACAAGGCACGGGCGGTACGCCAGAAGCGGCGCGGCAGGCGATGCAGATTCTGTTTCTGCACTGGGGCCTGCATGGCTGGGGCGTGTTCGCCTTCGTCGGCATGGCGCTGGCGTATTTCGCGTATCGGCATAACCTGCCGCTGGCCCTGCGTTCAGCGCTGTATCCGCTGATCGGCAAGCGCATCAACGGACCCATCGGCTATGCGGTGGATGGCTTCGGCATCATCGCCACGGTGTTCGGCCTCGGTGCGGACATGGGCTTCGGCGTGTTGCACCTCAACTCGGGCCTCGACTACCTGTTCGGCATCGCCCACACCCACTGGATTCAGGTCGGCCTGATCACGCTGATGATGGGCGCGGCGATCATCGTCGCAGTGTCCGGCGTCGATAAAGGCGTGCGGGTCATGTCCGACATCAACATGCTGCTGGCCTGCGCGCTGCTGCTGTTCGTGTTGTTTGCCGGCCCGACCCAGCACTTGCTCAATACCTTGATCCAGAACATCGGCGACTACCTCGGCGCGTTGCCGATGAAGAGTTTCGACCTTTACGCCTACGACAAACCCAGCGACTGGCTGGGCGGCTGGACGGTGTTCTACTGGGCCTGGTGGATCGCGTGGTCGCCGTTCGTGGGCCTGTTCATCGCACGGATTTCCCGTGGCCGCACCATCCGCGAATTCGTCTTCGGTGTGCTGCTGATCCCGCTCGGTTTCACCCTGGCGTGGATGTCGATCTTCGGCAACAGCGCCATCGACCAGGTGCTCAACCACGGCATGACGGCGCTCGGTATGTCGGCCATCGATAACCCGTCGATGACCTTGTACCTGCTGCTGGAAACCTATCCGTGGAGCAAAACCGTGATTGCGGTCACGGTGTTTATCAGCTTCGTGTTCTTTGTCACTTCGGCCGACTCCGGCACCGTGGTGCTGTCGACGCTGTCGGCCAAGGGCGGCAACCCGGATGAAGACGGGCCGAAATGGCTGCGGGTGTTCTGGGGCGCGATGACGGCGCTGGTGACCAGTGCGCTGCTGTTCTCCGGCAGCATCGATGCACTGAAGTCAGCGGTAGTGCTGACGTCGTTGCCGTTCTCGATGATTTTGCTGCTGATGATGTGGGGGCTGCACAAGGCGTTCTACCTGGAATCGCAAAAGCAGATCGCGCAGATGCATTCCCTGGCGCCGGTGTCCGGTTCCAAGCGTGGAGGCTGGCGTCAGCGTTTGAGCCAGGCAGTGCATTTCCCGTCGCGGGATGAGGTCTATCGCTTCCTCGAAACCACCGTGCGTCCGGCGATTGAAGAAGTGACGGCGGTGTTTGTCGAGAAGGGTTTGAGCGTGGTTGCTCAGCCCGATCCGGCGAATGACAGCGTCAGCCTGGAAATCGGTCATGGCGAGCAGCATCCGTTCATCTACCAGGTGCAGATGCGTGGCTACTTCACGCCGTCCTTCGCCCGTGGCGGCATGGGGTCCAAGCAACTCAACAACCGCCGCTACTACCGTGCCGAAGTGCATTTGAGCGAGGGCAGTCAGGACTACGATCTGGTGGGTTACACCAAGGAACAGATCATCAACGACATCCTCGACCAGTACGAACGGCACATGCAGTTCCTGCACCTGGTTCGCTGA
- the tauA gene encoding taurine ABC transporter substrate-binding protein — translation MKLNFPLRLLAAASLAAASFFAQAADVTVAYQTTVDPAKVAQADGAYEKATNAKIDWRKFDNGADIIAAIASGDVQIGYLGSSPLTAAITRKVPVETFLIATQIGAAEALVARDGSGIKTPQDLIGKKIAVPFVSTGHYSLLAALKHWNIDPSKVTILNLAPPAIVAAWKRGDIDATYVWDPALGVAKENGKVLITSGELAKFGAPTFDAWIVRKDFAEKHPDIVTAFAKVTLDAYADYRKDPKTWLANPSNVDKLVKLSGAKVADIPLLLQGNVYPLAADQVITLGAPTTKAITDTAAFLKEQGKVEAVLPDYAPYVSAKYITN, via the coding sequence ATGAAACTGAATTTCCCTCTTCGCCTCCTGGCGGCCGCGTCTTTGGCGGCGGCGAGTTTCTTTGCCCAGGCGGCTGATGTCACCGTCGCCTACCAGACCACCGTGGACCCGGCCAAAGTCGCCCAGGCCGACGGCGCGTACGAAAAAGCCACCAACGCCAAGATCGACTGGCGCAAATTCGACAACGGTGCCGACATCATCGCCGCCATCGCTTCCGGCGACGTGCAGATCGGTTACCTCGGTTCCAGCCCCCTGACCGCTGCGATCACACGCAAAGTCCCGGTTGAAACCTTCCTCATCGCCACCCAGATCGGCGCCGCTGAAGCGCTGGTCGCTCGCGACGGTTCCGGGATCAAGACCCCGCAAGACCTGATCGGCAAGAAAATCGCCGTGCCATTCGTATCCACCGGCCACTACAGCCTGTTGGCCGCGCTGAAGCACTGGAACATCGATCCGTCGAAAGTCACCATCCTCAACCTCGCGCCGCCGGCTATCGTCGCTGCGTGGAAACGCGGTGATATCGACGCCACTTACGTGTGGGATCCGGCACTCGGTGTGGCCAAGGAAAACGGCAAAGTGCTGATCACCTCCGGCGAACTGGCCAAGTTCGGCGCACCGACCTTCGATGCCTGGATCGTGCGTAAAGACTTTGCCGAGAAGCACCCGGACATCGTCACCGCATTCGCCAAAGTGACCCTGGATGCCTACGCCGATTACCGCAAAGACCCTAAAACCTGGCTCGCCAACCCATCCAACGTCGACAAACTGGTGAAGCTGTCCGGGGCCAAAGTGGCTGACATTCCATTGCTGCTGCAAGGCAACGTCTACCCGCTGGCGGCTGATCAGGTGATCACCCTCGGCGCGCCGACCACCAAGGCCATCACCGACACCGCCGCGTTCCTCAAAGAACAAGGCAAGGTCGAGGCCGTGCTGCCGGATTACGCCCCGTACGTCAGCGCCAAATACATCACCAACTGA
- the tauB gene encoding taurine ABC transporter ATP-binding subunit, giving the protein MALLQLERISAQYPSSPEPVLADISLSLGPQQLLVALGPSGSGKTSLLNLIAGFVEPSAGRITLDGVPVKGPSAERGVVFQDDALLPWQDVLANVGFGLELAGVSREKREIRAREMLALVDLSGFENRRIWQLSGGQKQRVGLARALAADPRVLLMDEPFGALDAFTREQMQELLLQVWQRTAKPVFLITHDIEEAVFLATDLILLAPNPGQIVERLSLDFGQRYAAGESARAIKSDPRFIETREHVLAKVFSQRSAATRQERA; this is encoded by the coding sequence ATGGCTTTGCTTCAGCTGGAGCGCATCAGCGCACAGTACCCCAGCAGTCCGGAACCGGTGCTGGCGGATATTTCCTTGAGCCTGGGGCCCCAGCAATTGCTGGTGGCCCTCGGCCCGTCCGGCAGTGGCAAGACTTCGCTGTTGAACCTGATTGCCGGTTTCGTCGAGCCCAGCGCCGGGCGCATTACCCTTGATGGCGTACCGGTCAAAGGCCCGAGTGCCGAACGCGGCGTGGTGTTCCAGGACGACGCGCTACTGCCCTGGCAGGACGTGTTGGCCAACGTGGGTTTCGGTCTGGAATTGGCCGGCGTATCCCGGGAAAAACGCGAAATCCGCGCGAGGGAAATGCTCGCGCTGGTGGACCTTTCCGGTTTCGAAAACCGGCGCATCTGGCAGCTCTCGGGCGGCCAGAAACAACGTGTCGGCCTCGCCCGCGCCCTCGCCGCCGACCCGCGCGTGTTGCTGATGGACGAGCCCTTCGGCGCCCTCGATGCCTTCACCCGCGAACAGATGCAGGAGCTGTTGCTGCAAGTCTGGCAGCGCACCGCCAAACCCGTCTTCCTGATTACCCACGACATTGAAGAAGCGGTGTTCCTTGCCACCGACCTGATTCTGCTGGCACCCAACCCAGGGCAAATCGTCGAGCGCCTGAGCCTGGACTTCGGTCAGCGTTACGCCGCAGGCGAATCAGCCCGAGCGATCAAATCCGACCCGCGCTTTATCGAAACCCGCGAACACGTACTCGCCAAAGTGTTCTCCCAACGCAGCGCCGCCACGCGGCAGGAGCGCGCATGA
- the tauD gene encoding taurine dioxygenase, with translation MSTLNIVPLSSALGAQISGIDISQPLTAQQRDAIEQALLKHQVLFFRDQPIEPQQQARFAANFGDLHIHPIYPNVPEQPEVLILDTAVTDVRDNAIWHTDVTFLPTPAMGAVLSAKLLPEFGGDTLWASGIAAYEALSAPMKTLLEGLTATHDFTRSFPLERYGNTPEALAQWEEARRKNPPLSHPVIRTHPVSGRRSLFVNEGFTSKINELSETESEVILKFLFAHATRPDFTIRWRWQKDDVAFWDNRVTQHYAVDDYRPARRVMQRATVLGDVPFFR, from the coding sequence ATGAGCACCTTGAATATCGTCCCTTTAAGCTCGGCCCTCGGCGCGCAGATCAGCGGCATCGACATCAGTCAGCCGCTGACCGCGCAACAGCGTGACGCCATCGAACAGGCGCTGCTCAAGCATCAGGTGCTGTTCTTCCGCGACCAACCGATCGAGCCCCAGCAACAGGCACGTTTCGCCGCGAATTTTGGCGACCTGCACATTCACCCGATCTACCCGAACGTGCCGGAACAGCCGGAAGTGCTGATCCTCGACACCGCCGTCACCGACGTGCGCGACAACGCGATCTGGCACACCGACGTCACTTTCCTGCCGACCCCGGCGATGGGCGCGGTACTCAGCGCCAAGTTACTGCCTGAGTTTGGTGGCGACACGCTGTGGGCGAGCGGGATTGCGGCGTATGAAGCGTTGTCGGCGCCGATGAAAACCTTGCTCGAAGGGCTGACCGCGACTCACGATTTCACCCGTTCATTTCCACTGGAACGCTACGGCAACACGCCGGAAGCATTGGCGCAGTGGGAAGAAGCACGACGCAAGAATCCGCCATTGTCACACCCGGTGATTCGTACACATCCGGTCAGTGGACGTCGGTCGCTGTTCGTCAATGAAGGGTTTACGTCGAAAATCAATGAGCTGTCTGAGACCGAGAGCGAGGTGATCCTGAAGTTTCTCTTCGCCCACGCCACACGGCCGGACTTCACCATTCGCTGGCGCTGGCAGAAGGATGACGTGGCGTTCTGGGATAACCGCGTGACCCAGCATTACGCGGTGGATGATTATCGACCGGCGCGGCGGGTGATGCAGCGGGCGACGGTGTTGGGGGATGTGCCGTTTTTCCGGTGA
- a CDS encoding Tex family protein, translating to MDSINSRIAEELGVRPQQVEAAVALLDEGSTVPFIARYRKEVTGSLDDIQLRHLEERLRYLRELDERRISILASIEEQGKLTPQLERDIKLADTKTRLEDLYLPYKQKRRTKGQIALEAGLGDLADGLFNDPSLTPDAEAARFVDAEKGVADVKAALEGAKYILMERFAEDAGLLDKLRSYLKQEATLSARVIAGKEEEGAKFRDYFEHDEPLKSMPSHRALAIFRGRNEGILSSALKVGDELPGTMHPCEGMIGQQFGIQNQNRAADKWLGEVVRWTWKVKLYTHLETDLLGELRDGAETEAINVFAHNLHDLLLSAPAGPRATLGLDPGLRTGCKVAVVDSTGKLLDHATVYPHVPHNKWDQTIAILAALCAKHAVDLIAIGNGTASRETDKLAAELIKKYPAMKMTKVMVSEAGASVYSASELASKEFPDLDVSIRGAVSIARRLQDPLAELVKIDPKSIGVGQYQHDVSQLKLARGLDAVVEDCVNAVGVDVNTASVALLARISGLNATLAQNIVSHRDEHGAFKTRAALKKVARLGEKTFEQAAGFLRVMNGDNPLDSSAVHPEAYPLVQRIAAETDRDIRSLIGDASFLKRLDPKKYTDETFGLPTVTDILQELEKPGRDPRPEFKTAEFQEGVEDLKDLQLGMILEGVVTNVTNFGAFVDIGVHQDGLVHISALSEKFIKDPREAVKAGDVVKVKVMEVDIPRKRVGLSMRMSDTPGEKIDGARGARPGSSSRQSQNTAPRKETTAPAPANNAMASLFANAKQLKKR from the coding sequence ATGGACAGCATCAACAGCCGCATCGCCGAGGAACTCGGTGTACGCCCACAACAGGTCGAAGCGGCCGTCGCGCTACTCGATGAGGGCTCTACCGTTCCCTTCATCGCCCGCTACCGGAAAGAAGTGACCGGCAGCCTCGATGACATCCAGTTGCGGCACCTGGAAGAGCGTCTGCGCTACCTGCGAGAACTCGACGAACGGCGCATCAGCATCCTTGCCAGCATCGAAGAGCAAGGCAAGCTGACCCCGCAACTGGAACGCGACATCAAACTCGCCGACACCAAGACCCGTCTCGAAGACTTGTACCTGCCGTACAAGCAGAAGCGCCGCACCAAGGGCCAGATTGCCCTGGAAGCCGGCCTCGGCGACTTGGCCGACGGCCTGTTCAACGACCCGAGCCTGACGCCGGACGCCGAAGCCGCACGCTTCGTTGACGCCGAAAAAGGCGTGGCCGATGTGAAGGCCGCCCTCGAAGGCGCCAAATACATCCTCATGGAACGCTTCGCCGAAGATGCCGGCCTGCTGGACAAACTGCGCAGTTACCTCAAGCAGGAAGCCACCCTCAGCGCCCGCGTGATCGCCGGCAAGGAAGAGGAAGGCGCCAAGTTCCGCGACTATTTCGAACACGACGAACCGCTGAAAAGCATGCCGTCGCACCGCGCGCTGGCGATTTTCCGTGGCCGCAACGAAGGCATTTTGAGTTCGGCGCTGAAAGTCGGCGACGAACTGCCGGGCACCATGCACCCGTGCGAAGGCATGATCGGTCAGCAATTCGGCATCCAGAACCAGAACCGCGCCGCCGACAAATGGCTGGGCGAAGTGGTGCGCTGGACCTGGAAGGTCAAGCTCTACACCCACTTGGAAACCGATCTGCTGGGCGAACTGCGCGACGGCGCCGAGACCGAAGCGATCAACGTGTTCGCGCACAACCTGCACGACCTGCTGCTGTCGGCCCCGGCCGGCCCGCGCGCGACGTTGGGCCTCGACCCGGGCCTGCGCACCGGTTGCAAGGTCGCCGTGGTCGATTCCACCGGCAAGCTGCTGGATCACGCCACGGTTTACCCGCACGTGCCGCACAACAAGTGGGACCAGACTATCGCGATCCTCGCCGCCCTGTGCGCCAAGCACGCGGTAGACCTGATCGCCATCGGCAACGGCACCGCCAGCCGCGAAACCGACAAACTGGCCGCTGAGCTGATCAAAAAGTATCCAGCGATGAAGATGACCAAAGTCATGGTCTCCGAGGCCGGTGCATCGGTTTACTCGGCGTCAGAACTGGCTTCCAAGGAATTCCCGGACCTCGACGTGTCGATCCGTGGCGCGGTGTCCATCGCGCGTCGCTTGCAGGATCCGCTGGCCGAACTGGTGAAAATCGATCCAAAATCCATCGGTGTCGGCCAGTATCAGCACGACGTGTCGCAGCTGAAACTGGCGCGCGGCCTGGACGCTGTGGTCGAGGACTGCGTAAACGCCGTGGGCGTGGACGTGAACACCGCTTCCGTGGCGCTGCTGGCCCGGATCTCCGGCCTCAACGCGACCCTGGCGCAGAACATCGTCAGCCACCGCGACGAGCATGGCGCGTTCAAAACCCGTGCGGCGCTGAAGAAAGTCGCGCGCCTGGGCGAAAAAACCTTCGAACAGGCGGCCGGTTTCCTACGCGTGATGAACGGCGACAACCCGCTGGATTCGTCCGCGGTTCACCCGGAAGCCTATCCACTGGTACAGCGCATTGCCGCTGAAACCGACCGTGATATCCGCTCGCTGATCGGCGACGCTAGCTTCCTCAAGCGTCTCGATCCGAAGAAGTACACCGACGAAACCTTCGGTTTGCCAACGGTCACCGACATCCTGCAAGAGCTGGAAAAACCCGGTCGCGACCCGCGTCCCGAGTTCAAGACCGCCGAGTTCCAGGAAGGCGTCGAAGACCTCAAGGACCTGCAACTGGGGATGATCCTCGAAGGCGTGGTGACCAACGTGACAAACTTCGGTGCGTTCGTCGACATCGGCGTGCATCAGGACGGTTTGGTGCACATCTCCGCGCTTTCGGAGAAGTTCATCAAGGATCCGCGTGAAGCGGTGAAGGCTGGTGACGTGGTGAAAGTGAAGGTCATGGAAGTCGACATCCCGCGCAAACGCGTGGGCCTGTCGATGCGCATGAGCGACACGCCGGGCGAGAAAATCGACGGTGCCCGTGGCGCACGTCCTGGTTCGTCTTCGCGCCAATCCCAGAACACTGCACCGCGCAAGGAAACCACGGCGCCGGCCCCGGCCAACAACGCCATGGCTTCGCTGTTCGCTAACGCCAAGCAGTTGAAGAAACGTTGA
- the gshA gene encoding glutamate--cysteine ligase, with product MSELLNRRLALLGERANLSLLEQCLHGIERECLRVTDEGRLAQTPHPEELGSALTNEKITTDYSESLLEFITPALPDPADTLASLDSIHRFAYSKLGNEYLWSPSMPCPLPAEEDIPIAYYGTSNIGQLKYVYRKGLALRYGKTMQCIAGIHYNFSLPEKLWPLLKEAEGFVGTDRDYQSSAYIALIRNFRRYSWLLMYLFGASPALDAGFLRGRSHQLEQLDPDTLYLPYATSLRMSDLGYQSNAQAGLTPCYNDLASYTDSLRKAVATPYAPYVEVGTHKDGEWVQLNTNILQIENEYYSNIRPKRVTYTGERPIQALVARGIQYVEVRCLDINPFLPMGIDLTESRFLDAFLLYCALNDSPLLANTTCNNATSNFLSVVKEGRRPGLQLQRDGESVDMKEWATELLEKIAPLAALLDQSHGGDAHSKALDVQLEKIKDPSRTPSAMVLAAMAEHKESFAQFSLRQSRAHAEYFRSEPLSIEDQAKFEELARSSLAQQAELEQNEVGDFDVFVGSYQASILAISN from the coding sequence TTGAGCGAACTTCTCAACCGCCGCCTGGCTCTGCTCGGCGAGCGCGCTAACCTCTCTCTGCTCGAACAGTGCCTTCACGGCATCGAACGTGAATGCCTGCGCGTGACCGATGAAGGTCGCCTGGCGCAAACGCCGCACCCGGAAGAATTGGGTTCCGCGCTGACCAACGAAAAAATCACCACCGATTATTCCGAATCGCTGCTGGAGTTCATCACGCCCGCCTTGCCTGACCCGGCAGACACCCTGGCGAGCCTGGACAGCATTCACCGTTTTGCCTACAGCAAGCTCGGCAACGAGTACCTGTGGAGTCCATCGATGCCGTGCCCGTTGCCGGCCGAGGAAGACATCCCGATTGCCTATTACGGCACGTCCAACATCGGCCAGCTCAAGTACGTCTACCGTAAGGGTTTGGCCCTGCGATACGGCAAGACCATGCAGTGCATCGCCGGGATTCACTACAATTTTTCCCTGCCGGAAAAGCTCTGGCCGCTGCTCAAAGAGGCTGAAGGCTTTGTCGGCACCGACCGCGACTATCAGTCGTCGGCCTACATCGCGCTGATCCGCAACTTCCGTCGCTACAGCTGGCTGCTGATGTACCTGTTCGGTGCCTCGCCGGCGCTGGACGCCGGCTTCCTGCGCGGTCGTTCGCACCAGTTGGAACAACTGGACCCGGACACCTTGTACCTGCCGTACGCCACCAGCCTGCGCATGAGCGACCTCGGTTACCAGAGCAACGCCCAGGCCGGCCTGACGCCGTGCTACAACGACCTGGCGAGCTACACCGACAGCCTGCGCAAAGCGGTGGCCACGCCTTACGCGCCGTACGTTGAAGTCGGCACGCACAAGGACGGTGAGTGGGTTCAGCTCAACACCAACATCCTGCAGATCGAAAACGAGTACTACTCCAACATCCGCCCGAAACGCGTGACCTACACCGGCGAACGGCCGATCCAGGCGCTGGTGGCCCGTGGCATTCAGTACGTCGAAGTACGCTGCCTGGACATCAACCCGTTCCTGCCGATGGGCATCGACCTGACCGAGTCGCGCTTCCTCGACGCGTTCCTGCTGTACTGCGCGCTGAACGACAGCCCGTTGCTGGCTAACACCACCTGCAACAACGCGACCTCGAACTTCCTCAGCGTGGTCAAGGAAGGTCGTCGTCCGGGCCTGCAGTTGCAGCGTGACGGCGAGTCGGTGGACATGAAGGAATGGGCCACCGAGCTACTGGAGAAGATTGCCCCGCTGGCCGCGCTGCTTGATCAGAGCCATGGCGGCGATGCTCACAGCAAGGCGCTGGACGTGCAGCTGGAGAAGATCAAGGATCCGTCCCGGACCCCGTCGGCCATGGTGTTGGCGGCGATGGCCGAGCATAAGGAAAGCTTTGCCCAGTTCTCCCTGCGTCAGAGCCGTGCCCATGCCGAGTACTTCCGCAGTGAGCCGTTGAGCATTGAAGACCAGGCCAAGTTTGAAGAACTGGCGCGTTCGTCGCTGGCTCAACAGGCAGAGCTGGAGCAGAACGAAGTCGGCGATTTCGATGTGTTTGTCGGGTCGTATCAGGCGAGTATTCTGGCGATCAGTAACTAA